The genome window AAGCAAGCTACTGCTAAAACCAACAGAGGCAGGTTTATGCAGGAAGCACAGCTTTTCAGTTATGACTAGATACCGCAATTCCGTCCATGTTTTCTGCAtcgtggaaatcatagggccctactaaTGTAGAAAACGAATATGATAAGCTCATTGTGAGAATAAAAGATGGGGACATTGTTGTTTATTTAGGCCTACTTCGCATTGAGTCTCTCCAACTAGGTGACAACATAGGGTTAAATCACCATTCAACAGACTCAAGCTACCACTGCACTGCCATCTGCTGCACTGCAGAAAGAAAATATCTGCAAACCATATATTGGTCGGGCTCTAATAATAACAACCTTTTAACCTTTTTTAAAGTGCAACTTAAAAGAGGCTTTTTTTCTGATTTGGGTTCTTCAAAGTGCAACATATAAAGGGAACATCAAAGCCATTGCCTGTACAAGGATATATTCCGCACCCACCCATTCCGGGTGTATATTGACTCTTTGTTCACCTGCTGTCCCCAACCACTCCCGCTAAATGTAGATTTAGTTTCCAGAATCTCACATTTAAATTTCCACTAatgtaagagagagagataaaaacagcatctgtcatttaaaattataagcaaaatatgaacaaaatcaTTCACCCCGCAAATAAAAAACATGACGCAGAAAGCACTGGTCCGTGCGTGCAGCATGTGCATAACAGTCTTGCAagaagcatcatgtgacatttTAATTCTTGTGTACTCTCAAGAGGTCACAGAAGATGCATGTGAATACCAGGTGTAAATGGAAATTTTCTCAGTTGACTGCTTGCAATTGGATCACCAGGGACAGATGTTAATACCAGCTGTAAATAAGGCCAAAGAGGTTAAAGAAACACAAATGAAATGACAAACCTTCTTCATCAATCCATTTCATGGTGAAGAGCTGGTCATTGTCCATGGAGCACATGTCCCGCACCTCATTGCACAGCCCCTCATAGGAGATGGAGGGATCAAAATGTGTGATCATGATGTCCCTAAAACAGAAAAATTAGACTTTCATTAACAATTTATTCCaataatattctttattttatttaagctgatCATAAATGTGGGGAGAcattatgtatatttgtgtaacTCTAAATAAATTACTCAAAACACTATGTGTCTTTTTAAAaccaaaagaaaaatacagtacaacaGGGAGTATCATACGGTTTGTTTGTGGGAAGTTGTATTATTAGTGCATTCCCAAAGTAGGAGGCACGCTAGCAGCTTTCTTCCCTCTGTTGACTATTGTGTTCACACTGTTTTGGTTAATTACTGACAGCAGGGGAGTCCTTCCTGTCTACGAGCCAATGCGCTGACCCACACATGCCTTCATGTGGCCACTGAGACTGGTGGGAGTGCACACACCACCTCATGACAAAGAAAAACACTGGTGTTATCTGATCCTGGATCAGATGAAAAAGCTGCTGTATGAATGTTAAAGGGCAGCtctgtgctttctgtcatgcATATCTCAGACATTCTATAAGCTCTGCGCTAGTGAACTGTGCTTTAGttaatatttacagtaggatAAACGTCATCTTATTGTAGCCTCTTGCAAACTGTATAAAATTATTCTGCCATATAATTGACACTGTACCCTTTATCTTAGCATGAACAGACAAGAGCTCAGCATCACTGAAAGGAGGTGGTGAAGACACATTCCTCCGTAGAGCATAATGAACATACTCTCATCATGCTATCAAATAGGACTTACATGAACCTCAAAAACACAATGTAGAGAGTGTGATAATgtataagataaataaaataaatcaggaTACTAGATGAGGTAAAACAAAACCTGTGTAAGAGTTGgcattctgttgttgttttttaatcctAAATTTTGATAAGAAATGTTGCTGCTGAGGATAACAGTTTTTAATAAtcctgatttctttttttttaaataataataacagtttaaCCAGTATAACACCACCCTATTACAGAAGAAAgacagtcatacaagtttggaatgacatgaggatgggTAAACAaagttcagttttagttttaaggCAGATGACCATGACATCAGATAGAGACATAAAGCCATAAAGTAACATCTCTACTGTATTTAACATCCAATAAATCAGAATCAAATCACCTTAAATGCACGACCTACAACACATTAGAgtgagcaaaaaaaacaaaaaaaaacaaaccaaaacaaaaaagatgagtgacagaaagagagcaataAGTGAATAAGTACAAGAGAGAACAGAGTacagagaaagaggaggaggaagagaaaggcTGTGAATTTCATCTTTGTCAGGCTTCAGGGGGTTTCAAACAGAAGATAAAAGTTGCAGGGAGTCTATTCAAGACTCTACTGCATTCAGACAGAAACCTGCCATTAAGGCCTCCACACACCAAAGGAAGAACCTCTAACTGCCTCCGTCACAGCCACAATAGAAGTTTATACAGAATAAGGGCACTGAAACTGGTTCAAAGATTGGCTAAAATGACCCACTGAAAAACGAAAGAAACCAAAGGGAACACACATACAGGGACAAATGTTGGGTTTTAAAAGTGTCCACACCCAGGAATTCTGTGCTACTATTTTTATAAGGCAGGAACCATCAATTCATGCTCTCCACAGAGCTCTTCTTTAAAGCCAAATCAAAATCAGCTTCACTGAAACAGATTTCAAAAACAAAGGATGGTACTGCGGGATGATAGGTTTCTTTGAAGATGTTTAAGATTACTGTGGCCAGTTCAGAGACACTAATTGGCGATGGACCTGTCACTTCCCTATAGTGATACTGTGATTGTAGCagcagtattaataataataattatgatgacccctattactattattattatcaccatTATGAGCAACTGACTGAAACTGATTGAATCATCAAGACAGCTGCACACATACAATAGTGCTCATGGGGAGTGTGAACAGATCTGTCTCCAACAGGTCTGGCAGAAGATACTTGTCATACAAGTTTTTCAAGTGCATAACAAGCACACCCGTCATCATGGACGGAAATCTGATTGAAAATCAGTTATCCATAAATGTGCTCCTTTAGGGACATAAAAGTATTTTACAGCAACCCAAGAATTGTTCCGTAAACAGTAAGAGGAACAGGAAACAAATTTACAGGTTGGTATGTCCCATTCTGATAACAATTCACTAATGTACTCGTTTAGAAATAAATAgtacaaataatataatgatCTAAATATTGTGTGGTGtttgtataaataatttaatgaatttcATTACAGGCACGTTACTTTAGATTCCCCTTAATTACACTACACTGTTATTTAGAACCACCTAAATGTGAAACAGAGAACGCAGATGTTATAATAAACAGGCAGACAGCTAGCTCCATGACAGGCGCAGCTCTGAAAACATCATCACATCATAAGCCTTAATTATCTTAACTCAcacacagtacacaaacataaCTATGTTTAAGTGAACTATTATGAACTATTATTAACTATTATACGAAAAGAAAACCAACTGAAgaggaataaatgaaaaaaaaaaacgtctgttTTACTGGAGTTGGTTTCACTTGACTACTTCATCAGTTTTGTTTTGGGCTTTGCTAACATTGCCTACAAGCTAGCTAATCATACATTTGTGTATATCCCGAAACCACACAATTAAGAGGTCAAGATAAGATTGAAAGTGTATCGAAACATCTATAAAAGACAGTGCTGGCTCACTGGCTACTCACCCTCTGTAATAAGCTTTTACCCGGACCTGGTGCGCGTTTTCTCCGGGGTGGGACATGGTACTGTCCCGCAGCGTGGGCATTATGAAGTCTCCGTAACGTTACTCCGGCTAGCGAGCTAACTTGGCTAATGATGCTATCCCGATGTCGTCCAACGggagagaaaacaacaacaaccggAATTAGAAAACTGGACTTATACTTTGGTCCAAAACAGTGTTGACCCCGGTAGTATAATGGGCCtgtctgaaatattattattcaagCTCTGACAGAAATTATTAGGACTAGTAAAACTTCAGTGGCTGACGGGAAACACTCCCTTCTCTTCTCTCGCTCAAGCCTCGAGACGGAATGATCCAAACACCGGAATGCAGAAGGGGGGGATTAGGaggatttccaaaaaaaaaaaaaacattacacattattAGTTACTGTTCGTAtcagaaaaaaaatttatttgtctAGTCAGTTTGGAGAAAGTGAAAATATTAAACGTCTTCTATATGATTAATATACGGCGTATGTTTATCATGTTTAAATGAATCCGGTTGGATGGAAGCGTCCGGTGGCATTCCGATTACATACTGTACAGACTCAGAAGAGGTGGGGAAGAGCAGCCAAGGAAGTAGTTCGCATCCTATTTTTAATTCACAGAACAAAAACCTACAATATTTTATCaagaagcaataaaaaaaaggaaaaagggggaaaaaatgaaagacattaaaaaaatctcaGTTCACAATCTTtcaaagagtctctctctctctctctctctctctctatttatatacacacacacacacacacacacacacaacaatcaaCAAAATCATTTTCCCATTTAATAAAGAGATCCAATGAGACATAAAATAACTTCTTCGTAACTTCTCTTTGGAAAAGGGTCCGCTTAGCTCTATTGATATTCTTAGGatataatgaaaaacaaattttACCAATATAAGAATTTCACATTTTGCATCCTTACGGTATCCACTAGTTCTGAAgaagaaatatttgaaataatttaattcaaagaTTTTAATAGGACGGATAacaaatcagaaaaataaaattattgagAGTACTTTTAAATTACTTTGGAGATGCTGAATATGTACAATCTGTACTGTTCAGCATTACGTAGTAACCAAGTCAGACATGAAGTCATAACTTGTGCATTATTAAGTCAAATTGATTTAGTGACTGTTCCGactgaatgaataaaaataatctgCTCCTATAGTAATTTGTTcggtatgtttttgattcactaataaCCAACTCAACTCATAAGTGTCATTAGTTCGGTAATGCATTATCTTGCGTGATACAAGAATCGTTATAAGACAGCTTTATAATCCACGGTGACGGTGTAATACGCCTCCTCGTGGCAGAACTACAGTCATTACAGTGTCACGATACCACTGGTAGATTCCCTCTTGATACAAGAGTCTGTGCACTGTAAATAGTCTACTCATTGAACCATGTCATTTTGGCAATATTATCAAAATGTATAAGCTTAGAGGTTTTAAAAGCCTTTGCATGTTCTTTTTATGCGGATAGAAACTGATGTGCAAATTTAAATGATTCACTCCTAATTAAACTTCATGTGATTAAgttcattattaaaacatttaaaatccacCACTAAACATAGGCCTATGCATAGCACAGTCAATCATTCATTAAATCAATCAGAATTACTTGGGAATGGAAATCACAAACTGTTGCTTTCTTCCTCttaaatttcttcttttttttctttttttaagtgtgccgttataaaaaaataagcaattttaagcTATAGGAAACATTATCCTTATTACATACTTATTACATAGATATTTCAGAATCatcaaaaaaatctataatttgggAAGATCAGATTACTTTTGTGGCAAAACAGATATGCATTAACCAATTCACTgtttcgatatatatatatatatatatatttatttatttattaattttatcgaATTTGAAACTTcagattgtaaataaaataaacattctataattctttgcttttaaattttattaaatgcaGATGTAAAACTGCAGTTTTAACCGTTTTATCAATTAAACTGATATTGTAAATGtatcatattaaataaaaaatggcaatAATGAAAAAAGAGTGTatgatgtttaaatattaaatctattTGTAAGTTAAACTgtgcattttaattaaacaattgattttaattagtactttttaatgatattttaggAATTTTTCAAGGTATCTTGTAATGTGTAATAAATGtgatattaattcattaattcttaCTTGTCTTGTCATACTTAATACATACAGCACTGGCTACatgctattgttttttttttatctgtatgacCGATTATTTACTGTCTAGAACAGATAACCTTAAGTGCATTTTTTCCCTACAGTATTTGTAACTATTAGTAACTGTAGCTGGCTGAACTAATTTAtgcaatgtacagtatatatgtgtaAACATTAACCTTAAGTAATAGACTAAAAAGGTAACATTGGATAAATTGTTTCATTTATTCTTCACAAATATGGcaattaatatgttttaaaaaaaaatctgattacgtCAACTTCCAAATCAAATTCTATTTAAATCAAACTCAGTCACCTAAATCAACCAGCAAACCATGCAGTTGAACAGAAGTGGATTACAGAATAAAGGGTATACTGACATACTTTaaatctttctttatttttaaaatatttgtccAAATTTATAGTGGCTAACCAACCCCTCTGATGGGTGACACAGATAAACAGAGTCAGGAAGAGATGAAGGATGATGGCTGTGTGTCAAGCACTGCAGCTGCCGCCAGTGCCACGCCAGTGAGCTGTACACCCAGATCCAACAATCCCACAGGCACTCAGCCCAACGGCATTCCTCTGGGAAACATCACTTCAGACAGGTAATTCCCCACCGGTAACTCCAACCAGTAACATATTAGACAAATGATATTACACAAAGTTATTGTATCTTGATTTATTTAACACTGAGAAAGAATAGCAGCAGCCTTTTCATGTAGCCAAATTTTGAACATTGCTTTGAAGCTGACCTAATATTCAGATGCCATGTCTTTGTTGTGGTTTTGAGTAAAAACACTGGTAAAAAGTTGATCACTTCCACTGGCGTGTGAAGCCTATGATGTGGTGTTTTGCTAGGTAACCCAGCACACGCTACACATACCACAGAGCATGACAGCTCAGTGCTTACTACGCGATGTATGCTGCCCAACAACAGCATATCCTACTGCAGACGGCTGCATTACAACAGCAGCATCAACAGAACCTCACGGCTACAGAGCAGGTATTAGAATACATATGAAAATATGCACAATGTAATataattagggatgtcaaattgtgtccaaaataaaagtttgtgtttacataatatatgtttgtgtactgtgaATTTTTATTATGTATCCACTTTATTTTCCCATAAGTGCGGACACGACCATTTGTAAATTTTATTGGTCTGGCTTCCGGTCCACATCCAgctatttttgggtgaaaaaaaccgcttgttttgctgctttatattgcaaattggtgtgtcttaccatattattttaagttattaccttaattatgaacacactggtttgtagtgcagaGTTTTAAAGTTTACTGCACATTCTTCTTATTCTCGTTATTTCCCTAAAGCGGctaatgaatcagaatcagaaggagctttattgccaagtttAAGAAATTTGTCTTGGTGACACAAGCTTCcagtacaaatataatatatttattatatcgcTCATAGGCTTACTTTGAACATTGAAGAATAAGGTggatatatacatacacacacatgcatgtgtatatttaagaaaaataagttatatttatatataaaatatttatatgtataataaaaattacacacacacacacacacacacacacatatatatatatatatatatatatatatatatatatatatatatatatatatatatacatatacaatttttttgtttgtttttcttgtacATTTATGTTGGTGTATGTAAATATGCATAATAAATCtacacagtacacatatacatatataatgtaaacacaaacttttaaaaattttaattttggatgtgattaatcatgattaatcttgCGATGGATGTCAGACTTTCATAGATATTTCACACATAGCTTATGTAAgaaataaaatttgtaaaaacattGCCTTTTTGAGCAAAGTAAAGTTTATGTTAAATTATAAGGCAATGAGAATCCTATATTGTTCCTTTATTTTGCCATATTTGATGTATTGTTTGGAGGTATGGTActcttattttacttatttaatgcccttatttattttgcaaaaaaggGTTATAAGAATAATTAATGGAGTTAGTCCAAGAGAACATACTACAGGACTTTTTCTGAGGTCAGGACTACTCAAATTGAAGGATTTGGTTTATTTACAAACTTTATTAGTTGTTCATAAAGCAAAACACTGACTGTTACCGCATGGATTGCAAACCCTTTTTACTGTACATATTGAGACAAGTAGaagaaataatgattttaaacaaCCTTTTGCTGGAAATACCCTCAAACAAATGTGTGTTTCAGTTTCTGGTGTGAAAAGATGGAATTTtctagaaaattatttaaaatgttgttcaaatattcttcaatttaaatataagtataaacAGAAGATACTTCATTTGTACAAAGATTCATGTGAAAACTGTTAAAACTATAATAACAATGATGGTTTCGTCATTGTTTTTGTTGCTGGAGTTATTATTGCATCGTTTTTGTCATGTCAGTAAGGCCACCTAATTTGTAACTTTCTTAATATAAGTATGGGGTAGgagtttataagattttttttcttcattttactcCTGTTCTTCTTGTCATggaatgtatttttgtgtgtttgtttgattgttgttGTGGTATTTCgtgttgcattaccatgaaaagagAATAAATGAAGGAAATGAAATGATAGCCAATATTTCAGCCCCACGTGTAATCCAATTGCTGTCAATGATTGTGTATGGTTTGATAACGTAAAACTCCAGACAAGTTTTCTTGTGCGCATCTGTTTTTAACATATCTTGACATTATAActcatctgtttttcttttcaaacAATCTCAGCGCTATTAAAACTGATCACTTTCTGTTTGCTCCTAATGACTGTGTCTACTGCAGCAACCTTCACACCAGTTCGGTTTCAGACATTGGTCAGAGACCAGCTGCATTGCTCTTCCGGCCAGAGAGTTGCCCCAGACCAGCTCATCATCCAGCAGAGCTCCACTGCTCAAAGACAGGTCCAGCCCATTGCGTTGCATGTCATGCCACAGGACAGCACTCCTCCTCCCCTTGCCCTGCAGACCCCAAACACTCCCACTACAGCCACCGTCCAATCAAAGCACACTGAGTTTCTCTCTGTGCCCTCCTCTGCAAGTCAGCCCACCAGTGAGTCAGCAGGTGTGTCTACACCCACAGCTCCCCCTGTAGTGCTCCCTGACCCTCCACCACTTCATCTGGGCCCAGTGTTAGAACCGGTCTCCCAGTATTCACCTCCGTCCAGCCCCACTCCCCTCACCATGGCAATGCCCAGGCTGGTCCAGCCACAGAGATCTTGTGTTTCAGTGCCTTCAGATTATACTGGTCTTTTTCATCAGGTGGAGATGAACCTGCAGGCCACAATGGCAGAAGATAGAGAGAACGGAGAATCAGCACAGGATGACTGCCTGATGGATGCAGACCAACCACAGAACTCCACCGATTCCAACACTGATCACACACCTGCTGAGGATGGTGGGCTCATTAGCACATTTCCTATTTACACATTAATGTCAATATGAACATTTCTTGACAGTTGAAAACCTGCCTGATGTACTTGAATTTTAGTTATGTGGGAAGAGAGGCTTTGCTTGTACCTTCCTCAGGTCCAAATGCTTCAATGTGTCAGAAGGTAAAGTGCCCTATGGGTAACATTAATAACACTTTTTGTGTCTCTATCTTTTTGTAGCTTGTAGTGTCAATGGAAATATTATTCATACTTTTGGAATTATTATTGCACATACTTCAAGGTTCAAGGACTGTTCTAAAATGCTCAACCATAGTATTGAACTTTGGTGTACCATTTGTGCCAAATACATGAATGGAAAATGGAAATGACATTTCTCagtgaaaaaaaacaattgtattgcttaatatttttgtgaaaccaTGATGTATTTCTTTTAAGGATACTTTgctaaatagaaagttcaaaagaacagcatttatttgaaataagttttgtaacaatttaaaaatatttactttcaCCGTTG of Carassius gibelio isolate Cgi1373 ecotype wild population from Czech Republic chromosome A2, carGib1.2-hapl.c, whole genome shotgun sequence contains these proteins:
- the LOC128022814 gene encoding LOW QUALITY PROTEIN: uncharacterized protein LOC128022814 (The sequence of the model RefSeq protein was modified relative to this genomic sequence to represent the inferred CDS: inserted 1 base in 1 codon; substituted 1 base at 1 genomic stop codon), with the protein product MTVSTAATFTPVRFQTLVRDQLHCSSGQRVAPDQLIIQQSSTAQRQVQPIALHVMPQDSTPPPLALQTPNTPTTATVQSKHTEFLSVPSSASQPTSESAGVSTPTAPPVVLPDPPPLHLGPVLEPVSQYSPPSSPTPLTMAMPRLVQPQRSCVSVPSDYTGLFHQVEMNLQATMAEDRENGESAQDDCLMDADQPQNSTDSNTDHTPAEDVMWEERLCLYLPQVQMLQCQLKTPIIPMITHGSNSIWIEREEEEDPPGPMTTSLRLQAKKEKDQDTEREQSRVKSSSRXLDSSPSQXSVEQVCSFISSLPGCHDIAAEFCSQEIDGQVLLLLTEDHLMSTMNIRLGPALKICAQISALKEN